The nucleotide window AACAAGTAACAAACTACTGGGAAGCTTCAACCTGCAATCAGTTTTGGATCCTGAAGTGGAGCAGATGCAGAGAAGCAGCCCATTTCTTGGATGGGAGATGTTTAAGGACTTGTATAGTTTAAATTACTATAATGAATATGTACCTGTGGCAGGTGACTTAAAAAAACTTGTTCGCCAGGTAGAGGAAGCTGTTCAGAAGGACAGGGGGGGAACGGGAAATGCAAATCCTGTGGAATCAAGCAGCTATATTTGGGCCAGGTATCCCAGAAGAAAACGGGAGTCTCTGGGTTTGGCAGGAATGTGTTGCAAATGGGGCTGTACAAAAGCTGAAATTAGTACTATATGCAGAGTTTAAAATC belongs to Haemorhous mexicanus isolate bHaeMex1 chromosome Z, bHaeMex1.pri, whole genome shotgun sequence and includes:
- the LOC132341806 gene encoding relaxin-3-like, giving the protein MGLAKLRLLCAAVALLCAAPPGHRGAVLPAGEGDGYGVKLCGREFIRAVIFTCGGSRWKRLSLLAVEPAPAADSAQTTSNKLLGSFNLQSVLDPEVEQMQRSSPFLGWEMFKDLYSLNYYNEYVPVAGDLKKLVRQVEEAVQKDRGGTGNANPVESSSYIWARYPRRKRESLGLAGMCCKWGCTKAEISTICRV